A section of the Lutra lutra chromosome 3, mLutLut1.2, whole genome shotgun sequence genome encodes:
- the LOC125096112 gene encoding LOW QUALITY PROTEIN: ferritin light chain-like (The sequence of the model RefSeq protein was modified relative to this genomic sequence to represent the inferred CDS: substituted 1 base at 1 genomic stop codon), which yields MSSQIRQNYSTEVEAAVNRLVNMHLRASYTYLSLGFXFDRDDVALEGVGHFFRELAEEKREGAERLLKMQNQRGGRALFQDVQKPSQDEWGKTPDAMEATLVLEKSLNQALLDLHALGSARTDPHLCDFLDEEVKLIKKMGDHLTNLRRLAGPQAGLGEYVFERLTLKHD from the coding sequence ATGAGCTCCCAGATTCGTCAGAATTATTCCACCGAGGTGGAAGCCGCCGTCAACCGTCTGGTCAACATGCATCTGCGGGCCTCCTACACCTACCTCTCTCTGGGCTTCTAGTTCGACCGTGACGATGTGGCTCTGGAAGGTGTGGGGCACTTCTTCCGCGAGTTGGCTGAGGAGAAGCGGGAGGGCGCCGAGCGTCTCTTGAAGATGCAAAACCAGCGCGGCGGCCGCGCCCTCTTCCAGGACGTCCAGAAGCCGTCCCAAGATGAGTGGGGGAAAACCCCGGACGCCATGGAAGCTACCCTGGTTCTGGAGAAGAGCCTGAACCAGGCCCTTCTGGATCTGCACGCCCTGGGTTCTGCCCGCACAGACCCCCATCTCTGTGACTTCCTGGATGAGGAGGTGAAACTCATCAAGAAGATGGGCGACCACCTGACGAACCTCCGCAGGCTGGCCggcccccaggctgggctgggcgaGTATGTCTTCGAGAGGCTCACCCTCAAGCACGACTAG